The proteins below are encoded in one region of Salvelinus fontinalis isolate EN_2023a chromosome 10, ASM2944872v1, whole genome shotgun sequence:
- the LOC129863437 gene encoding chordin-like protein 2 has protein sequence MKHIFLLICICLFVGCASDVIRARKVSAVFCSFKEKTYSPGDSWHPYLEPFGFMFCMRCSCTETGHVKCNTIKCPTLRCDNPVTDSQQCCPRCTDEPRIPAGLRASVKSCRYNGTLYQPGETFANHDLFPSRQTNQCVMCTCSNGNIFCALKTCQPLTCSSPVSFPDTCCLVCKDGGINGYSSVEDVGQQLNRGVRHSVDQCAGEQFRGRSVRSTPSTVRGTPRGLSLPKLHFKGAAETTVNFLLQKKHQKACQYSGNTYSHGDVWHPVLGKVLECILCTCKDGIQDCKRLSCPSQYPCQNPVKTEGKCCKICPEHNAESNRTDCYINMNLGHDNNNLLVYKVKPSSKVHTEDTVRIIAIERQGTAEVEVQVWKTVGGVLQLMETGDVLKKDLLDNPDDYTLLTTLDEETWKRFKEEEDNQKEFPKTRTCEDGIREVVKFLYPDQLESLCSS, from the exons ATGAAGCATATATTCTTATTAATTTGCATCTGTTTGTTCGTTGGTTGTGCTTCGGATGTTATAAGAGCAAGAAAAG TGTCTGCAGTTTTCTGTTCTTTCAAAGAGAAAACATACAGTCCTGGAGACAGCTGGCATCCTTATCTGGAACCCTTTGGTTTCATGTTTTGTATGCGGTGTTCCTGCACTGAG ACAGGCCATGTGAAATGTAACACAATTAAGTGCCCTACTCTGCGATGTGACAACCCAGTGACTGACTCTCAGCAGTGCTGCCCTCGCTGTACAG ATGAGCCTAGGATTCCAGCAGGCTTGAGAGCCTCAGTGAAGTCCTGCAGGTATAATGGAACTTTATACCAACCAGGGGAGACCTTTGCCAACCATGACCTCTTCCCATCTCGACAAACCAACCAGTGTGTCATGTGCACATGTTCA AATGGAAATATTTTTTGTGCTCTGAAAACTTGCCAGCCGCTGACCTGCTCCTCACCAGTCTCATTCCCAGATACCTGCTGTCTGGTGTGCAAAG ATGGTGGCATTAATGGGTACTCATCAGTGGAGGATGTAGGCCAACAGCTGAACCGAGGCGTT AGGCATTCAGTGGACCAGTGTGCTGGAGAGCAGTTCCGAGGGCGGTCTGTCCGCTCTACTCCATCCACAGTCAGGGGTACTCCCAGAGGCCTGAGCCTGCCCAAGCTCCACTTCAAAGGTGCTGCAGAGACCACTGTGAATTTCCTGCTGCAGAAAAAGCACCAGAAGG CATGTCAGTACAGCGGCAACACCTACTCTCATGGTGATGTGTGGCACCCAGTCCTGGGGAAGGTCCTGGAGTGCATTTTGTGCACCTGTAAGGATGGCATACAGGACTGCAAACGCCTCTCATGTCCCAGCCAGTATCCATGCCAAAATCCCGTTAAAACCGAGGGGAAATGCTGCAAGATTTGTCCAG AACATAATGCTGAGAGCAACAGGACTGACTGTTACATAAACATGAATCTTGGACATGACAATAACAACCTCTTGGTGTACAAAGTTAAGCCATCGTCAAAGGTTCACACAGAGGACACAGTTAGGATAATTGCTATTGAAAGACAAGGGACTGCTGAAGTTGAAGTGCAAGTATGGAAGACAGTAGGAG GAGTTTTACAATTAATGGAAACTGGGGATGTTCTGAAGAAAGATCTTCTAGATAATCCAGATGACTACACTTTACTGACAACATTGGATGAAG AGACTTGGAAAAGATTCAAGGAGGAAGAAGACAATCAGAAGGAATTTCCCAAGACCAGGACCTGTGAGGATGGGATCAGGGAGGTAGTGAAGTTCTTGTACCCAGACCAGCTAGAAAGCCTGTGCTCTTCTTAA
- the spag7 gene encoding sperm-associated antigen 7 homolog yields the protein MADLLGSILSSMEKPPTVGDKESRRKAREQAARMKKMQEDEKKKKAEFRKRMEKEVSEFIQDTKQQKRKYNPMGKIERSILHDVAEVAGLASFSFGEDEESRYVMIFKKEFAPSDDELEAYRKGEEWDPQKAEYRRRLKEQAALEEETACKTQKRAASPSSNYRDKYSHLIGTSSAKDAAHTLEANQAYGMVPVANKRDTRSIEQAMNEIRAKKRQKTGDEDTGAGSTSTS from the exons ATGGCGGACCTTCTGGGCTCAATCTTGAGTTCGATGGAAAAACCTCCCACAGTCGGCGACAAGGAGAGCCGACGAAAGGCCCGAG AACAGGCAGCAAGAATGAAGAAGATGCAGGAAGATGAGAAGAAAAAGAAAGCAGAGTTCAGGAAAAGG ATGGAGAAAGAGGTGTCAGAATTCATTCAAGACACTAAGCAACAGAAGAGGAAGTACAATCCCATGGGAAAGATTGAAAGGAGCATATT GCATGATGTTGCAGAAGTCGCTGGTCTGGCATCGTTTTCTTtcggagaggatgaggagagcagatACGTCATGATTTTTAAGAAG GAGTTTGCTCCATCAGACGATGAGCTGGAGGCTTACCGGAAAGGAGAGGAGTGGGACCCCCAAAAAGCTGAATACCGCCGCAGACTTAAA GAGCAGGCTGCGTTAGAAGAGGAGACCGCCTGTAAGACACAGAAGAGGGCAGCGTCTCCCAGCTCCAATTACCGTGACAAGTACAGCCATCTGATCGGCACCTCTTCTGCTAAGGATGCAGCACATACGCTAGAGGCCAACCAGGCATATGGCATGG TACCTGTGGCCAACAAAAGGGACACCCGCTCCATAGAGCAGGCCATGAATGAGATTCGGGCCAAGAAACGTCAGAAGACAGGAGATGAAGACACCGGGGCAGGGAGCACCTCCACCTCTTGa